One window from the genome of Verrucomicrobiota bacterium encodes:
- a CDS encoding DJ-1/PfpI family protein, which yields MPKILMPIGDATEALDTFYPYYRLPEDDYEVVVAGPEARLYHTVLHEIPPNPDVPWDITQERPGYHLKADIAFRDLRAEDYAGAFISGGRAPEYIRYDKDLQRCIREIAEAGKPIACICHGIEILTAADCIRDKRVTTVPKCAMDAEQGGATYVDEDVVFDDLLVTGRGYAENTVVVKEFIRMLKASED from the coding sequence ATGCCCAAAATCCTCATGCCCATCGGAGACGCCACTGAGGCTCTCGACACCTTTTATCCATATTACCGTCTTCCCGAAGATGATTACGAAGTCGTCGTTGCCGGTCCGGAAGCGAGGCTGTACCACACGGTGCTTCACGAAATCCCGCCCAATCCTGATGTTCCCTGGGACATCACTCAGGAACGTCCAGGCTACCACCTCAAGGCCGACATCGCCTTCCGCGATTTGCGTGCTGAAGACTATGCGGGCGCTTTCATCTCAGGCGGCCGCGCGCCGGAATACATTCGCTATGACAAGGACCTTCAGCGCTGCATTCGAGAAATCGCTGAAGCGGGCAAACCGATCGCCTGCATCTGCCACGGAATTGAAATTCTCACCGCTGCAGATTGCATTCGGGACAAACGCGTCACCACGGTTCCCAAGTGCGCCATGGACGCTGAACAGGGCGGAGCGACCTACGTGGATGAAGACGTAGTCTTTGACGACCTCCTGGTCACAGGACGCGGTTACGCCGAAAACACAGTGGTGGTGAAGGAATTCATCCGGATGCTGAAGGCTTCCGAAGACTGA